DNA from Syntrophales bacterium:
GTATGGGAATGATTCGGATCAAAGACCTCTGTTTTTCCTATGACCATAGTAAAGACGTACTGAAACATATAAACCTTTCTATCGGGAAGGGAAGGATTATTGTGCTTTTGGGGCCGAACGGGAGCGGTAAAACAACCCTCCTGAAATGCATCAACGCAATCGTGAAACCGACTTCCGGACATATCTATGTAAACGGCACAGACATGAGTTGCATGAAGAGACATGAAATTGCACAACGGATATCCTATGTGCCTCAGGACCACAAGACGTCTTTCCCCTATACCGTACTTGAGTTTATCCTTTTGGGGAGGGCGCCTTATATCGGGATATTTTCAGTACCGGGCAGAAAAGATATTGAGAGGTGTAATGAGGTATTGGATTCTCTAGAAATACACAACTTGTCTGATAGCCTGTATACTGAAATAAGCGGCGGGGAAAGAAAATTAGTCATGATAGCAAGGGCATTGTCTGCATCTCCCGAAATTCTCCTTCTCGATGAGCCAACCGCTCACCTCGACATAAAACATCAGGCAGAGGTCTTAAGGGTAATCAAGACCATGGTCCGTGACAGAGGAACGACAGTGCTTATGACCCTTCATGACCCGAATCTTGCCACACTCATTGCAAACAGAGTGATGCTGTTAAGGGACGGGGAACTATTGAATGAAGGAAACCCGAAAGAGATCATCACACGTGATAACATAAAGAGGATATATGATTGCGAAGTCCTGACCTTTGCATATCAGGATATGGTGTTTATATACCCGGAAACATAAGGTTAACTCAGGGGCTATAAAAAGGAGTGCAGCAAAATGCCTATAAAAAACGAAGAGATACTACGGTCTATCAATAAAAAGGAGGTGGAGTTTATTCAACGGAGGGTAAGGGTGGATTATGACAATAGACTCCAGATCCCTTTGAGCTTTACTTACCAGAACAGGGAGCACAAGGTGACAGGTCTCTTGGGCACCTTTAAAGGTGATTTGTCATCCAGGGATATTACCTATCTTGTGAAGACCCAGGATAAGAATGTATACCTGCTTTATCTCCATTTCCATGATTCTTCGCCCCAGAGTCTTCTGTCTCCATGCCATTGGATATTGGGCTTTCGGGTGTTGAGGGATGAGGAACTGATGTTCTTTTTTAGGGAGGAGAGGAAGATGCTGGTTAATATGGAATTAAAAAGGGTAGCTGATTTCCACGGGCATCTCTGCCCTGATCTTGTGATCGGGTGCAAGGCCTATGAAGTGGCTTTTGAGATACTATCTCGGAAGGAGAACTTAGATGGCGGGCTCATCGTTATCGCCGAGAACACAACGAGCGCCATTGATGCCATCCAGTGCCTTTCAGGATGTACTCTTGGAAATCAGAGGCTGAAAATCCATGACTTCGGCAAACACAAGTACACATTCCTCAATAGCCGAACAGGGCTAGGGGTAAGGCTATCCTTAAGAGAGCAGAGTTTCAGGGATGAACCACAGCATATTGAGTTGGAGGAGAAGGCTAAGAAGGGGGAGGCAACGGTGGAGGATGTTACCTACCTTCAGAGCCTGCTCGATGATAGGGTAAAGAGGCTGTTTTCTCTCAAATACGACGAACTCTTTGAGGCTGTGATGACAACGAGGAAACCACCCCGGACCGAGACATTTACTGACTTTGCCCAATGTCACCACTGCGGGGATCTGGTGCTGAAGTCAAAACTTGTAAACATTGATGGGCTTTTTCTTTGCAGGCAATGTTCTTCTTGTTTGATTCGGTCTTCTACTGATGGTACCCATCATTGAGGTAAGAGAGGAGAGCAAAAGCCTGGGGGATCGGACTAAAGGCATAACATCATCTGATACAGGAGGACCGAGTTGAAGAAGATCCCAAATCCTCAGACTGGCTTTGAGCCAATAAATCAGATAATCAGAGGATACATCCTCACACAGGTATTGTCCACTGCGATGAGATATGGGATATTCTCCAGGCTTGATAAGCCAAAGAGTGCATCTATACTGGCAGAGGAGATATCTACAGAGCCGGCAATAACGGAGAAACTCCTTGAAGTCCTGGTCTCTCTCGATCTGATTTCAAAGGCAGATGGGGGATATGTTAATACTGACTTAGTTCGATCCTTCTTTGTGAAAGACAGCATCTTCTA
Protein-coding regions in this window:
- a CDS encoding ABC transporter ATP-binding protein translates to MGMIRIKDLCFSYDHSKDVLKHINLSIGKGRIIVLLGPNGSGKTTLLKCINAIVKPTSGHIYVNGTDMSCMKRHEIAQRISYVPQDHKTSFPYTVLEFILLGRAPYIGIFSVPGRKDIERCNEVLDSLEIHNLSDSLYTEISGGERKLVMIARALSASPEILLLDEPTAHLDIKHQAEVLRVIKTMVRDRGTTVLMTLHDPNLATLIANRVMLLRDGELLNEGNPKEIITRDNIKRIYDCEVLTFAYQDMVFIYPET
- a CDS encoding FmdE family protein, translating into MPIKNEEILRSINKKEVEFIQRRVRVDYDNRLQIPLSFTYQNREHKVTGLLGTFKGDLSSRDITYLVKTQDKNVYLLYLHFHDSSPQSLLSPCHWILGFRVLRDEELMFFFREERKMLVNMELKRVADFHGHLCPDLVIGCKAYEVAFEILSRKENLDGGLIVIAENTTSAIDAIQCLSGCTLGNQRLKIHDFGKHKYTFLNSRTGLGVRLSLREQSFRDEPQHIELEEKAKKGEATVEDVTYLQSLLDDRVKRLFSLKYDELFEAVMTTRKPPRTETFTDFAQCHHCGDLVLKSKLVNIDGLFLCRQCSSCLIRSSTDGTHH